One Numida meleagris isolate 19003 breed g44 Domestic line chromosome 6, NumMel1.0, whole genome shotgun sequence genomic region harbors:
- the TBPL2 gene encoding TATA box-binding protein-like protein 2 isoform X2 has translation MEDVSPLEQYLEHCGRQDDLSASPQVFNPMSPYDVDLPIQVAGDVSFGSQFNQPKELPADFSSVDLSFLPDITQDNKEQNPSEDGHEMQGGLDGSVPRNEDGGVFMEESSSSYPDVIQPSPGEPGVCPPLTPMTPMTPVTPASESSGIVPQLQNIVSTVNLACKLDLKNIALHARNAEYNPKRFAAVIMRIREPRTTALIFSSGKMVCTGAKSEEQSRLAARKYARVVQKLGFPAKFLDFKIQNMVGSCDVRFPIRLEGLVLTHQQFSRMVKPRIVLLIFVSGKVVLTGAKERSEIYEAFENIYPILRGFKKAS, from the exons GATGACCTCTCAGCCAGTCCCCAGGTGTTTAATCCTATGAGCCCCTATGACGTGGACCTTCCAATTCAAGTAGCTGGAGATGTATCGTTTGGTTCCCAGTTTAACCAGCCCAAAGAGCTTCCTGCAGACTTCTCCTCTGTGGACCTCAGCTTTCTCCCAGATATTACCCAAgataacaaagaacaaaatcctTCTGAAGATGGTCATGAAATGCAAGGAGGCCTTGATGGATCGGTACCAAGAAATGAGGATGGTGGAGTCTTCATGGAGGAAAGCAGCTCGTCATACCCAGATGTGATCCAGCCAAGCCCTGGAGAACCTGGTGTGTGTCCTCCCCTGACACCAATGACTCCTATGACCCCAGTGACACCTGCATCAGAGAGCTCTGGCATAGTTCCTCAGTTACA GAATATAGTGTCCACTGTAAACTTGGCTTGTAAACTAGATCTGAAGAACATAGCTCTGCATGCCAGAAATGCAGAGTATAACCCAAAG AGGTTTGCGGCTGTGATCATGAGGATCAGGGAACCACGAACAACGGCCCTTATCTTCAGTTCAGGAAAAATGGTCTGCACAGGAGCCAAAAG CGAAGAGCAGTCACGGCTCGCAGCAAGGAAGTATGCCCGTGTGGTGCAGAAGCTGGGGTTCCCTGCCAAGTTCCTGGACTTCAAGATCCAGAACATGGTGGGCAGCTGTGACGTGAGGTTCCCCATCCGGCTGGAAGGGCTGGTTCTCACCCACCAGCAGTTCAGCAG GATGGTCAAACCAAGGATAGTGTTGCTTATCTTTGTGTCTGGAAAAGTTGTTCTGACTG GAGCAAAAGAGCGTTCTGAAATCTATGAGGCGTTTGAGAACATCTATCCCATTCTTAGAGGTTTCAAGAAAGCATCGTAA
- the TBPL2 gene encoding TATA box-binding protein-like protein 2 isoform X1, producing the protein MEDVSPLEQYLEHCGRQDDLSASPQVFNPMSPYDVDLPIQVAGDVSFGSQFNQPKELPADFSSVDLSFLPDITQDNKEQNPSEDGHEMQGGLDGSVPRNEDGGVFMEESSSSYPDVIQPSPGEPGVCPPLTPMTPMTPVTPASESSGIVPQLQNIVSTVNLACKLDLKNIALHARNAEYNPKRFAAVIMRIREPRTTALIFSSGKMVCTGAKSEEQSRLAARKYARVVQKLGFPAKFLDFKIQNMVGSCDVRFPIRLEGLVLTHQQFSSYEPELFPGLIYRMVKPRIVLLIFVSGKVVLTGAKERSEIYEAFENIYPILRGFKKAS; encoded by the exons GATGACCTCTCAGCCAGTCCCCAGGTGTTTAATCCTATGAGCCCCTATGACGTGGACCTTCCAATTCAAGTAGCTGGAGATGTATCGTTTGGTTCCCAGTTTAACCAGCCCAAAGAGCTTCCTGCAGACTTCTCCTCTGTGGACCTCAGCTTTCTCCCAGATATTACCCAAgataacaaagaacaaaatcctTCTGAAGATGGTCATGAAATGCAAGGAGGCCTTGATGGATCGGTACCAAGAAATGAGGATGGTGGAGTCTTCATGGAGGAAAGCAGCTCGTCATACCCAGATGTGATCCAGCCAAGCCCTGGAGAACCTGGTGTGTGTCCTCCCCTGACACCAATGACTCCTATGACCCCAGTGACACCTGCATCAGAGAGCTCTGGCATAGTTCCTCAGTTACA GAATATAGTGTCCACTGTAAACTTGGCTTGTAAACTAGATCTGAAGAACATAGCTCTGCATGCCAGAAATGCAGAGTATAACCCAAAG AGGTTTGCGGCTGTGATCATGAGGATCAGGGAACCACGAACAACGGCCCTTATCTTCAGTTCAGGAAAAATGGTCTGCACAGGAGCCAAAAG CGAAGAGCAGTCACGGCTCGCAGCAAGGAAGTATGCCCGTGTGGTGCAGAAGCTGGGGTTCCCTGCCAAGTTCCTGGACTTCAAGATCCAGAACATGGTGGGCAGCTGTGACGTGAGGTTCCCCATCCGGCTGGAAGGGCTGGTTCTCACCCACCAGCAGTTCAGCAG CTATGAACCTGAACTGTTTCCTGGCCTTATTTATAGGATGGTCAAACCAAGGATAGTGTTGCTTATCTTTGTGTCTGGAAAAGTTGTTCTGACTG GAGCAAAAGAGCGTTCTGAAATCTATGAGGCGTTTGAGAACATCTATCCCATTCTTAGAGGTTTCAAGAAAGCATCGTAA